From [Clostridium] symbiosum, a single genomic window includes:
- a CDS encoding phage holin family protein gives MDFGIASVAGITVICYLAGMVCKATEKIKNEAIPVICGAAGAVLGLAGMYTMPVFPAQDPINALAIGIVSGLAATGVNQAVKQIKDCKQ, from the coding sequence ATGGATTTTGGAATTGCAAGTGTTGCAGGTATCACCGTTATTTGTTATCTGGCCGGGATGGTCTGCAAGGCCACTGAAAAGATCAAGAATGAGGCGATCCCAGTCATCTGCGGAGCAGCCGGGGCTGTCTTGGGACTTGCGGGGATGTATACGATGCCGGTATTTCCGGCGCAAGATCCGATTAATGCCCTGGCAATCGGAATTGTTTCCGGTTTGGCGGCAACTGGTGTCAACCAGGCAGTCAAGCAGATTAAAGACTGCAAACAGTAG
- a CDS encoding N-acetylmuramoyl-L-alanine amidase, whose amino-acid sequence MQIHQLLTPYNYNSGQLSRIKYIVIHYVGATGGAEANCKYYAGGRVGASAHYFVGFQGEIWQSVEDKNIAWHCGAKVYKHPECRNGNSIGIELCVRNRGSQADTSRDWYFEDSTVESATMLTRELMKKYRIPAECVLRHYDVTGKICPNPFVYNHTKHTWEEFKTALAASEPAITGWEGDTQGKYRYRKPDGQYAANEWQLINHHWYMFAADGHMLTGWQKWNGRIVSREEPGDWYYFDETPGGSLEGACWHERPGGYGAWEIWEVK is encoded by the coding sequence ATGCAGATACATCAATTACTTACACCATATAATTACAACTCAGGCCAGTTAAGCCGTATCAAGTATATCGTGATCCACTATGTCGGCGCCACCGGCGGAGCGGAGGCTAACTGTAAATATTATGCCGGCGGGCGCGTTGGGGCCAGTGCCCATTATTTTGTGGGTTTTCAGGGGGAGATTTGGCAGTCGGTAGAAGATAAGAATATTGCCTGGCACTGCGGTGCAAAAGTGTATAAACATCCGGAATGTCGGAACGGAAACAGCATTGGAATTGAACTTTGCGTGCGAAACAGAGGCAGTCAGGCAGATACCAGCCGGGACTGGTATTTTGAGGATAGCACGGTAGAGTCAGCTACCATGCTTACCCGGGAACTGATGAAGAAATACCGGATTCCGGCGGAATGTGTCCTCCGGCACTACGATGTTACGGGAAAAATCTGCCCAAACCCATTTGTTTATAACCACACGAAACACACATGGGAGGAATTTAAAACAGCTCTGGCAGCCTCTGAACCGGCCATCACAGGCTGGGAAGGCGACACCCAGGGAAAATACCGCTACCGTAAACCCGACGGCCAATATGCCGCCAATGAGTGGCAGTTGATCAATCATCACTGGTATATGTTCGCTGCCGACGGACACATGCTGACAGGATGGCAGAAATGGAACGGAAGAATAGTATCCCGTGAGGAACCGGGTGACTGGTATTACTTTGACGAGACGCCGGGAGGCAGCCTGGAAGGAGCATGCTGGCATGAGCGTCCGGGAGGATATGGGGCCTGGGAGATTTGGGAAGTCAAATAA
- a CDS encoding ribonuclease domain-containing protein, whose product MIIEYWSKVKSFVKWLIPFCVALFLLLGCSPVNTQDSQADKPVNQEQVEEIQSSALPVEENGSYTSKEDVALYIHIYGKLPENFITKKEAEAAGWVSREGNLPDVTPGKSIGGSPFGNYEGSLPEKDGREWYECDINYDGGFRGAERLIYSNDGLIYYTADHYKTFEQLY is encoded by the coding sequence ATGATAATCGAATACTGGAGTAAAGTCAAATCCTTTGTAAAATGGCTGATCCCATTTTGCGTAGCTTTATTTTTGCTGCTTGGCTGCAGTCCTGTCAATACGCAGGATAGCCAGGCGGACAAGCCGGTAAACCAGGAGCAGGTGGAGGAAATACAGTCCTCTGCTCTGCCGGTTGAGGAGAACGGCAGTTATACCAGTAAGGAAGATGTGGCTCTCTATATTCATATTTATGGAAAGCTGCCCGAGAATTTTATTACGAAAAAAGAAGCAGAGGCCGCCGGATGGGTAAGCCGGGAAGGCAACCTGCCGGATGTGACTCCCGGAAAGAGCATCGGGGGAAGCCCTTTTGGCAATTACGAGGGCAGTCTTCCTGAAAAAGACGGCCGGGAGTGGTATGAATGCGATATTAATTATGATGGCGGATTCCGTGGAGCGGAACGCCTCATTTATTCCAACGACGGTCTGATTTATTATACGGCCGACCATTACAAGACATTTGAACAGCTTTATTGA
- a CDS encoding barstar family protein, with product MRLLLLDMNEMENEEAVHNYLMEQLEFPEYYGKNLDALSDMLTDGLVENICVEMVRCTELNSPLKEFEPKLEKVFENAAQTVEEKDGKFYAVFADFEPLDSSSMW from the coding sequence ATGAGACTTTTACTTCTGGATATGAATGAGATGGAAAATGAAGAAGCTGTCCACAACTACCTGATGGAGCAGCTTGAATTTCCAGAGTATTATGGAAAGAACCTGGATGCTCTGTCCGATATGCTGACGGATGGTCTGGTGGAAAATATATGTGTGGAAATGGTGCGCTGTACGGAACTCAATTCCCCGCTGAAGGAATTTGAGCCGAAACTTGAAAAGGTTTTTGAGAATGCAGCCCAGACTGTTGAAGAGAAGGATGGGAAGTTCTATGCAGTATTTGCAGATTTTGAACCCCTGGATTCCTCATCCATGTGGTGA